In Coraliomargarita sinensis, the genomic stretch TTTCACGGTCTCCCCATTACGCTCGGTAGTCCGGTAGGTGTAGGATCCGGTGTAACGGTAATAGTTGCGGCTGGCCTTCGGATCGACAACCAGACTGCCTCTGGTGTAAAGTTGCTTCCATTTCGAATCTCCGCTGCTGAAATCCAGTCCGAAACGCAGGTTTCCGTTCCAGCTGTCCGGGGTTTGCAGGTTGAGCATCTTATCAACGAGACTTTCTTCCTGCAAATGAGCGTCCTCCTCTTCAGAAAGCGGTAGCTCACGATCCGTGCCGGCCTTTTTCACCACCTGTCCGGTCTGGCTGTCAGATTTTTCCGCTTGGACAGCTTCATCCGTCACATAGCTCTCCTGCTTGAGGATACCTGCCTTCGGGAGGCGGATCTCACCCAACAACGCGGAATCAAGAACGAGGGTCGTTTCGTTCGATTTCGCCATGACTTCTCCAATCAGGCACTCACCGGACTTCATTGTGACTATGGTCTGACTTCCAGAACACACGGTCACACCCACACATAAGGCCAGGAGGAGGTGACTGCTTTTCAGGAAACTCATACTGCCATCTCTTTATAGCGCTGCTCGCGGATCACGGTTATCTCAATCGATCCGGGGTAGTTCAACTCGTTTTCGATCCGGCGGCTGATCGTTCTGGCCAGTTGTCGTGCTTCCTCATCACCTATCACATCCGGCTCGACAATGACGCGGACCTCGCGGCCCGCTTGAATAGCGTAAGCTTCGCTGACCCCATGCTCCGCCGCCGCGATCTCCTCGATACTGCGGACGCGCTGGATAAAGCCGTCGATGGACGAAGCGCGCGCCCCGGGACGCACAGCAGAGAGGGAATCAGCCACCATAACCAGTCCGGCGTAGGGGCTTTCGGCAGGGACCTCATTATGGTGGGCGGCTGCGGCATTAACCACGCGCGAGTCCTCGCCGTGCTGCTTAATGATATCCGCACCCACGATGGCGTGACTGCCTTCGTAGTCTTCATCGACCGCCTTGCCGATGTCGTGGAAAAGGCCGGCCCGCTTCGCAATGGCCGGGTCGAGTCCGATTTCCGAGGCAATCAACGCGCAGAGGTTGGCCACCTCGACGGAGTGGGCCAATGTATTCTGGTTGTTGGAAAGGCGGTAATGCAGCTTGCCGAGCAGCACCACGATCTCGGGATGCACATCGTGCAGTCGCAGTTTCCGAAGCGCGCTCTCACCCAGATGGATGACATTCGCCCGCATTTCCTCTTCTGCCTTGGCCACCTGCTCTTCGATACTGGCGGGGTGAATCCGGCCGTCCTTCAACAGGGCCTCCAGGGAAATGCGTGCAATTTCGCGCCGGACCGGATCAAAACAGGAGATCATAACCGAGTCCGGCGTCTCATCGATCATCAAGGTGGTGCCGGTCGCATGCTCAAAAGTACGGATGTTGCGCCCTTCCCGGCCGATGATGCGTCCTTTCATCTCGTCACTGGGCAAACTGACAACAGTCGCAGTAGCATCGTTCATCGGCTGACTGGTGATCCGCTGCATGGCTGCCAGCAAAATCCGCGTGGCCTCACCGTTCACTTCCGCTTCAGAGCGGCCAAGCTTCGAGCGCCGCAAATCAGCAATTTCCTGGGCACACTCCTTTTCGGTCGAACGCAGCAGGAGTTGGCGCGCATCGTTCTCATCCATGTGAGTGATCTGATGGAGTTTGAGCCGGTACAAGCGGCGCACTTTCTCGGCCTCGTGCTCCGCATCATCAAGTAAGCGCTGCTCGCGACTGACCTCTTTGTTTTTCTGCTCGATGAGGTTTTCCGCCTCTTTCAAATGCTCGGCTTTTCGGTCCAAATCGCGGGCGCGGACCGTGAGCTCATTCTCCCGGCTCGCGAGCATCCTCTCGTTTTCGGTCTGCTTCCTTTGCAGTTCGAGTTCCATCTCGTTGTGCTCCTCGCGCAGCTTGAGCTTGGCTTCGCGCAGCTCGACGTCGCATTTCAAGCGCTCGGACTCCTGGAGGCGGATTACCCGACGCCGGTAGATGAGCACGGCGAGACAGGCCCCGATAACGGCGCCCATTGCGATCCCCAAAGTCTGCTCAAAACTCATCGTTGATGTTGGCAGTCACTCTTTCGACGGGGTAATCGACAAAGCCCGGGCCTGCCAGCCCTGCCTGCGGGGTTTTCAGGCTAGATTGTTATTCGATTTAAACGCGTAAATCTCTGAATATCAAGATCAAGATATTGTAAATCAATGATGCTTTCGAAGGGTAGAAATAACGATATAAAACCCTAGTAAGCCCGAAACCAGAAAGCCGAGGATCCCGATGGCCGGATAACCGAAGAGCAGCGGCTTGACACCGGTGGTGATGACGAGCGAGGACCCGATAATCAGCGAGCCCACAATAATCCCCACCGTCAGCCGGTTCATGGAGGAGTTGAAGGTGTCTTCCAGGTTTTCCGTGCCGGTGTGGTGAAAGTTGATCTGTATGTCCTCCTCCTCGACGCGCTGCAGAATACGCTGCACATTTTCCGGAATCTGCTGCAGCCGCCGCAGCATCGCCAGCATCGGCCAGAGGCTTTGGCGCGTCATCCCGTTCATACTCCAGCGCTCTTTGTTGAGTTTTTTCAGGAAGGGTTCAGCGACTTTCTGAATATCGAATTTTGGATCGAGCGCGCGGGCGCTTTCCTCCACACAGAGGATCGCCTTCGAGAGTAAGGCATAATCCGACGACACCTGAATCCCGTTCGTCCCGAAAATGTAGAGCATTTCCAGACCGACGCGTCCGATCTCGGTGCCGGCCGGTCCAAACTTACGATGCTTGTTCAGCAGGTACGTCACCTCTTTTTCCAAGGGCCGACGATCAATCCGCCGGTTGTTCACTGACATTCGCTCGGCCACCCGGATGACCTTGTCCGCATCGCGGGAGGTGATGGCGGCAAATAAGTCCGCCAGTTCGTAACGCATTTCGACAGTAATTTGCCCGGCCTGCCCCCAGTCGAGAAAGCAAATGCGTTTATCCGCCGTAACAAGCATGTTGCCGGAATGCGGATCGGCATGGAAGAACCCGGTTCCGACAATCTGATGAAATACTGATTCGCCACCAAGCACAGCCAACTCAGCGGCATCCTCCGGCGTCAGTTGAACCTCATCCGGCGGCTCACCCTCGACCCACTCCGTCACGAGCAAACGGCGCGTGGTAAAAGACCGATACACCTTGGGTGCAAAAACCCGGGACTGGTCCGGATTCAATGAGCGGAAAATTTCGGCATTATCCGCCTCATTCAGATAGTTCAGCTCCTCCTCCAGACGTTCTTCCGCTTCCCGAACGAGCAGAGGTAGATTGTAAGGCTGAAGGTAATCGATGTGAGCGTGCAGCTGGCGGGCAAACCAGCCAATGATCTCCAGATCTGAGGAAATGGTCTTTCGGATATCCTCCCGCTGAACCTTGACGCAAACCGATTCGCCGGTGGCCAGTAGCCGGGCCTTGTAAACCTGCCCCAACGAACCTGCAGCCAGAGGTTCGGGGTCGAACTCAATGAAGTAATCGTCAATCTCGCCATCCAGCTCCTTGAGTAAGACGGGCTTAATTCTCTCAAACGACTGCGGTTCCACGTGGCTGCGCAGCTTCTTCAGCTCCATGACCAATGGCTCCGGCAGCTTATCGGGCCGGGTGCTCAGGATCTGACCGAATTTTACAAAAATCGGGCCGAGTTCCTCGCAGGCATTGCGCACCCGCTCATAAGGCGTCAGCCCGGAGACCTTTTTACGGACCAGATTCTTAAGAAGGAACTGCGGCGTATCCAATTGCAGCAACAAATCCTCGAATCCCCAGCGCACCAGAATCGCAACGATCTCAGGCGCCCGCACCGCATTGGCTAAATAGTTAAATGGTTTCATCCCCTATGTAGTAAGGTGTGAATGTGAAAGGTGAAAGGTATTCACGGAATTAAAGCTTTCTTCTAAACGCTGCGATACCTGATGACAGAATTTCTGCCTTACCACGAAGCTGTTCGGCCAAATGTTTTTCGATAAATTTTCGATCTTCAGCTAAGTAAAGCATACTACGAACCTCACCCGATGAGCCTTTAGCTATATCTAAATAGTGCCCGAAGTCTCTTGAAGTTCGCCGCTCAAAACCTTCAGCAATGTTATTCATTGAGGAAGTGGCTGCTCTTTCAATCTGATTTCGAAAGGAATAATCACTACAGCCGACCATGACATCGTAAATGCCATTTGCGAGGACACGAGATTGCTGCCAAATGCGAAGGTCTTCGAATCGTTCAGCAAATTCGGACATACTTACCTTGGTACTTTTCCACCTTCCAACATTCGCACCTTTTTAGAAATCACTCTCCATTCGGGAATTCCTTGTGCAACCTGCCCTCCAGTTCGGTTACGCGGGCCGCAAGGGCGTCGTATTGGTCTTTGGTCACCACGTTGGCGCGATGCAGCATCTCGTTGAAGAGTTTGCTTGCCTCGACTCTGGCCTTTTCGGTTTCCACTTTACCCTCTTCAACAATTTTGTCGGACATCTCGGCCGCTTCCTCGCGAGTCAGCTTGCCTTTTTCAACCAATTCATCGAGCGACTCCAGAACTTTGTCTTTCGTCACGACAGCCAGGCCTACGCCGGCCAACATACTTTTTTTAACGAGATCTATCATAGCAAACATACTGTAGCCTGATTCCGGCGAAAGACAAGGTCACAAAAAGTGTGATTCTTTTGACTCGTCCTGGAAACCCGCCAAACCGAATACCATCGTCCAAAAGCTCCACAGAAAAGTCCCTAGGGCTATGAGTCCCATCAATCGCTCTGTTCAACCACCCGATAAAATTTACTGGGGCCCTCCATTTCGACTGTCGTTTCCATTGTCTCATTGGAACTGCCGAAAACACTCCGCTGCGCAACAAATTCCCAGCTATCCGAGTCCGACAAATTCATGCTGCTCTGAAGTATTTGTTTGGTCGCACCCTCGGAAGGCGTCGGCCAAGTGATGATAAAGGCACTACGGATTTCAATAGGTCTGGCCAAAGTGCTCAAAAAATCCGGTAACGCTGAACGCGTATAAACGTTCAAATAAAAGCGATCCTTTTCAGCGGTGAGGACGGCCACTTGCCCATCGCTATCGAAAGCTACATCCGCCCCCGCAAAGTAATCTCCTGTCGTTACTTGAGCGATCAACGTCTCCGACCAAATCCCGCCCGATTCTTCAGCGACATAAAGCCTATTTTGTGCGGCATTGATATAAGTGATGGCAACCCCGGCAGCGGGATCGAAGTCGAGGGCAACCGATTCAAACATACCTGCAATCGTCGACACTTTGACCGTCGACCAAGCCGACACACCACGTTCGGAAAATCGAACGGCGTTTCCCACCGGATCGGAATAGGCGAGCTTCACCCCGTGTGCAGAGGAAAAATAGATATCGAAAGCGCAGAGTTTGAGTAAAGTATCATCATCGACCAATTCGATTGAAGATGGAGTCGTGGTATCGACCGATTGGTAAATGAGCTGCATTGGAGTTTCATCTAAAACGCCGTTTGCATTCAGATCTTCTCCTGTGTCGATTTCCCCATTCAGATTCACATCCTCTGAAAAAGTGGAATAGGCGACATGGCAATCGTCCCCTTCTCCAGCAACCGCCACAACGTGACAAACCGGGCCGTCGGAAAGCTTCGTTAGTGTCAGATTTTCATCTGCATAATAGTAATGCCAAAGCTCGTAGTCCGGATTGACGGCAAGCACGTGTAACCCCTCATTTGCGTCAACTGCCACGGACCCAACTCGCTTCGGGATCGGCAGGGTAGTTCTCGTGTTGGCCGGACTGACAAGTGTATCAATGTGGAGCAGGTCACCGGTCCAATGCGCAACCGTAACAGCAGTATCGTGACGACTTACCAAACTGGGTGCCTCAATTCCCTCTGAAAGATCCGTCACGGGCGCAGTGTTTGACCAAATCCCCGTATCGAGTGACACAAGGCTTAGCTGATAATACTCGCCTAGTACCGGAAAGCCGATGTCATTGTATTCCGGTGGATCAGGCTGATCCGAATAGTCCACCTTCAAAATTTCGAGCCCATTTGAATTCCAGACAAAAGTGGGCTCGTAACCGGAGGGAAGCGCCGGCAAAGGGTCCCCGAAATCGTCAAGTATGGGAAAGCCGTCTTCACTGAGTTGATAGCCCGTAGTCGCAATCGGCGTTTTCTGCCAGGCAGCTGAGGCAAAGTGGGTGAGGCCCAACCCCACGAGGGAAACGACAACAAGTGTCAGGTCATTAAAGTTCCCTCTAGCCATTTCTGCTAGTCATACCGCCATTTATGGGCATGCAATAAAAAAACGCGGTTCCTTTCGAAACCGCGTTGGTTAAAACTGTTTTTGGCCAAGCTTAGCGATGTCGCCCCTTGGTCAGCTTCTGCGCGATGAGGAACTGGACGTTCTTCTCAAGCCGCTCGAGTTCGAAGGGATCGATTCCTTCCGCTTCGGCCTCTTCGAGGGCTTGCTCGGCACGCGACTGGGCGGATTCGAGTTCGGAGAGGTCGATATCCTTGACGTCGATCGCGGCTTCGGTGAGCACGGAAACGGTGTTGCCAAGAACCTTGGCAAAACCGAAGTCGACCGCAATGAATTCGGTATCGGCCCCTTTGATCACCTTGAGCTCACCGGCCTTGATCTTGGTCACCAGAGGGACGTGGCCCGTGAGAATACCGGTTTCGCCGGACTCAGTGGGCAATACGACCTGATCGGCCTCGGTGGAGAGGACCTTGTCGTCGGGGGTGATGATTTCGAGTGTGAGCGACATTTTAGGTGCGAAGGTGAAAGGTGCGAAAGTGGCAGGTAGGCTACTTGTCGCTGGCTTCGAGTGCCTGGTCGATCGAGCCCTTCATGTAGAGATCATTTTCGGCCAGCTCGTCGCATTCGCCGTCGAGGATCATCTTGAAGCCCTTGATCGTATCCTGGATGGAAACGTATTGACCCGGAGTGCCAGTGAAGACTTCCGCCACGAAGAAGGGCTGGGAAAGGAATTTTTGCACCTTACGGGCCCGGTAAACGGCTTGCTTGTCCTCGGGGGAAAGCTCGTCGAGGCCGAGAATTGCGATGATGTCCTGAAGGTCCTTGTAGCGCTGAAGCACGTTTTGGACGCCGCGGGCCACCTTGTAGTGCTCCTCACCGACGATGGCCGGGTCGAGCGCATTGGAGATGGAGGAAAGTGGGTCCACCGCCGGGTAGATCCCCAGCTCGGCGATAGAACGTTCGAGAACGATCGTCGAGTCGAGGTGGGCGAAGGTGTTGGCCGGCGCAGGGTCGGTCAAGTCGTCGGCCGGCACGTAGACCGCCTGGAAGGAGGTAATCGAGCCCTTCTTGGTGGAGGTAATACGCTCCTGAAGGTTACCCATCTCCGCGGCCAGGGTCGGCTGATAACCCACGGCGGAGGGCGAGCGACCGAGCAGCGCGGAGACCTCGGAACCGGCTTGGGAGAAACGGAAAATGTTATCGACGAAGAGGAGAACGTCCTGGTTCTTCTCGTCACGGAAGTATTCGGCCATGGTCAGACCGGAAAGCGCGACACGCATACGGGCACCGGGGGGCTCGTTCATTTGACCGTAGACCAGTGCCACCTTGGAGTTCGCGATGTTTTCCTGGTCGATCACGCCCGCGTCGGACATTTCGTGGTAAAGGTCATTGCCCTCACGGGAGCGCTCACCCACCCCGGCGAAAACGGAGTAACCCCCGTGTGCCTTGGCGATGTTGTTGATGAGCTCCATAATCACAACCGTCTTACCCACACCGGCACCACCAAAGGCGCCGACTTTACCACCCTTGGTGAAGGGGCAAATGAGGTCGATGACCTTGATCCCGGTCTCAAGGATTTCCGCCTCGGTAGCCTGGTCAATCAGTTCGGGGGGCATGCGGTGGATCCCGCGGCGCTCCTCGGTCGCGACCGGGCCCTTTTCGTCGACGGTGTCGCCGGTGACGTTGAAGATGCGGCCGAGTACGGCTTCGCCCACCGGAACGGAAATAGCATTACCGGTGCCGGTAATCTCCATACCACGGGTCAGCCCGTCGGTGGAAGACATGGCCACGGCGCGGACAACGCCCTCGCCAAGGTGCTGCTGCACTTCGAGTGTCAGCTTCTTGGCTTCGCCGTTAACAGTGTAGTCGACGGTCAGCGCGTCGAGAATGTCAGGCACGCCGTCCCCTGGGAACTTGGCGTCGATGACTGCGCCGATGACTTGAACGATTTTACCGGTTGAGGTGCTCATGATTATAAAGGTTTGAAAGTATAAAGGTAAAAGGTGGGAAAGTAATTAGTTGGCGGCGGAGGCAGCGGCGATTTCGAGGATCTCCTGGGTAATCGCAGCCTGACGGGCCTTGTTGTAGTCGAGAGTAAGATCGTCCACGAGGTTGGAGGCGTTATCGGTGGCGGCCTTCATCGCGACCATCCGTGCGCTGTACTCGGCGGCGCGGCTCTCGAGAACGAGTTGGTGAATAATGACGTTGACGTAAAGACCGGGAAGCTCGGTGAGCACATCCTCTGCCGAGGGCTCAAAGGTCATCTCGCGGGCATCTTTGCGCGCATCGAGAATTTCGTCGGCACCGGCCACGCGTTTCTTGAGTTGGTCGAGCACCTCACGCAGATCCACGATCGGCAGAAGCGGCTGGATGACCGGCTCCTGGATGAGCACGTTCACGAAACTGGGATAGGCGACTTCGATCGTATCGATCTCACCATTGATGTAAGCATCGATAAGGAGCTTCAACATCGGACGCAGTTCGGAGAAGCCCGCTTTATCCGAAATAGTGAAATCGGCAATCAAGTCCCGCTTGCTACGGGAAACAAACTGAGTGGCCTTTCGCCCGATGGTGACAAACTTGGCATCACCCTTCACTTCGTCGGCAATCTTGCGGAAGAGGTTGGTGTTGAGCGGACCACAGAGACCCTTGTCGGTCGAGACCACCAGAATCCCGCGGGTGTTGACCTCGCGCTTTTCGAAATAAGGATGCGCGATGGTCGCACCGCTGAGCTCGAGCTTCTCGCCCACCGTGTCAAGGAGATCCGCAAGTAACAAGGCGTAGGGACGGCCGGCAACAGCTGCGTCCTGCGCACGCTTCATCTTGGAGGAAGAAACGAGCTGCATCGCACGCGTGATCTGCCGGGTGTTCTTAACCGACTTGATGCGGCGGCGGATGTCGCGGAGGTTGGCCATTTATATCAGAGGACAGAGTTCAGAAGTCAGAGGACAGAAAATATTAAGCGGAATAGCCGGCTTTCCACTCTTCGATGGAAGTCTTGAGCTGACCCTCGATCTCTTCGCTGAGAGCCTTTTCGGCGCGAATCTTGTCCATGAGTTTGGCACCACGGGTCTCAAAGAATTCACGGAGGCTAATGGTGGCTGTAACGATCTGCTTGACCTCGACGTCGTCGAAGTAACCGTTTTGCACCGCCCAGATGAGGGACGACTGCACTTCCACCGGAATCGGATTGAAGGCGGTTTGCTTGAAGAGTTCGACGACGCGAGCACCGCGGTCGAGTTGCGACTTGGTCTTGGCATCGAGGTCGGAACCGAACTGGGCGAAGGCAGCAAGCTCACGATACTGGGCAAGTTGCAGCTTCACCTTACCGGCCACCTTCTTGATCGCCTTGATCTGGGCGGCCGAGCCGACACGGGACACGGAAAGACCCACAGAAACCGCCGGGCGGATGCCCTGATTGAAAAGATCGGTTTCGAGGAACACCTGACCATCGGTAATGGAGATCACGTTGGTCGGGATATAAGCGGACACGTCGCCCGCCTGTGTCTCAATAATGGGCAGCGCTGTCAGTGAGCCGTTCCCGTTATCCTCGTTCACACGAGCGGAACGTTCGAGAAGGCGGGAGTGGAGATAGAACACGTCACCCGGATATGCCTCACGGCCGGAGGGGCGCTTGAGGATGAGTGAAATTTGACGATAGGCCACCGCCTGCTTGGAAAGGTCATCGTAAACGATGAGCGCATCCATGCCGTTACGCATGAAGAATTCACCCATGGAAGCACCGGCGAAGGGAGCGATGTATTGGTTGGCCGGGTTATCGGCGGCAGGTGCACTGACGATGATGGTATAATCCATCGCGCCGGCTTTCTCCAGCACGTTGATCGTTCGGGCGATGTTGGAATTCTTTTGGCCCACCGCGACGTAAATGGAATATACCGGACGGAAACCCTCTTCAAAGGTACCGTCTTCCTTACGGTGCTGGTTATTGATGTTGGCCTGATTGATGATGGTGTCGATCGCGATGGTGGTCTTACCGGTCGCACGGTCACCAATAATGAGCTCACGCTGGCCACGGCCGATCGGGATCATCGAGTCGATCGCCATGATACCGGTCTGCAAGGGCTGGTCGACTGACTTACGCGGGATGATCCCGGGAGCGATTTGGTCGACCGGGTACGTCTCGCTGGACTCGATCGGGCCCTTGCCGTCTACGGGTTGGCCGATGGCATCGACCACACGGCCGAGGAGGCCCATGCCAACCGGAACGGAAAGCAGCTTGCCGGTAGTGCTGGCTTCGTCGCCTTCCTTCAGCTTGGAGTAGTCACCCAGGATAACGCAACCGACCTCGTCTTCTTCAAGGTTGAGGGCGAGGCCGAAAACGCCGTCACCGAAATCGATCATTTCGTTGTACATGACGCCGGAGAGGCCTTCCAGTTTGGCCACACCGTCCGCGATAGTGACAATTTTGCCGGTGTTGGACTTGACGGCGCCCGCTTCAAAAGAGGCGATTTCCTTTTCGATCTGTTCGACTATAGTGCTCATTGTAAGAGAAGGTAGAAATTAGAAGTTAGGAGTCTGAAATTTAGTGAACGTTGTCTGCCAGTCGCTTGAGGCGGCCGGACACTGAGGCATCGTAAACATCATCGCCAATCCGGATGCGTACACCGGCGATGAGCGAAGGGTCGTCCTGAGTGACCGCCGAAATGGGGCGGCCATAGACTTGTGTGAAATTTGATTCGATGGCGGAAAGCGTATCCGCACTGAGTGCGCCGGGAGTCGAAACCACCGCAGTTTGTTCTGCAACAGCCTTGCGGATATAGTAAAGGTAGGTTTTGAGAAGGGCCAGCTTGTTGCGGAGCTCAGCCTTCTTCAGTGCGTTCAGGACATCCGTCACACGGGACTCCGTCACCACTCCGTTGTCGAGGGACAATTCGACCAGATTACGGGCAAACTGAAGAATCTTTTTATCTCTGGTCATGGATGATAAAAACGGAGCAGATTAGTTAGAAGACCCAGCCAATTCCTTGGCGGCAGCGTCGGAGAATGTTTTTCTGTCTTCCTCGGAGAGCTCTTTGGAAAGCACCGTGGAAGTTGTGGTAACAACGAGACGCGCGACCTCCTGGCGTACATCGGACAACATCTTCTGGCGCTCGAGCTCCGTTGCTTCACTGGCCTTGCGGATGATCGATTCCGCTTGGTTCGCGGCTTCCTGAGTCTTTTTCTCGATCATTTCCTTCGATTGCTCGCGGGCCTCTGAGAGAATGCGCTGGGCTTCCTGAGCGGCTTCCTTGACCTTCTCCGAGCGCTCGCGCTCGGCCTCAGCCAGTTGAGTCTTCATCTCCTCGGCATACTGAAGACCGTCCGCAATCTTTTGCTGACGCTCGTCCAGGGTCTTGGCAATGGGCTTAATCGCAAAACGATAGAGCAGGAATGCGATTATGGTAAAGTTGATCGCTTGCGCGATGATCAGAGACGGATTGAAACCGAACTCCCGCGCAAACTCACCACTGGCGGGATTGGTGGCTGCTAAAAATATGAAGTCCATCGTATTACCGAGGTTAGTTTAGTAAGAGAAAATTTCCGGGCCTGCATGTACAGGCCCGGAAAGAAAGGTTAGCCCAGGATCAAGCAAAGAATCGCCACACCCTCGGCAAGCGCCATTGCAAGAATGGATTGAATCAGGACCTTACCGGATGCTTCCGGGTTACGGCCAACAGATTCACAAGCCTTGTAGCCAATCAGGCCAACACCCAGAGCACCACCAAGTGCGCCCAAAGCGGATGTAATGCTACCGGTCACGCCAGTAGCCTTAACTGCCTCTGTTACTGCTTCTGTCGCCTCTGCTACTGCGGTAGCGTCTGTTGCTGCAAGTATTTCAAACATAGTATTTAGTGTTATTGTTATTTATGTAGTTCGTTTTTGAAGTATTCAGGCATCTGTGAGTTAACTCTGGCCCGATGCTACCTCAAAAGTGTGCTAGTGTTCTTCTTCGTGGTTACAGATTAATCCGATGTAAACAGCAGTCAGGA encodes the following:
- the atpF gene encoding F0F1 ATP synthase subunit B; this translates as MDFIFLAATNPASGEFAREFGFNPSLIIAQAINFTIIAFLLYRFAIKPIAKTLDERQQKIADGLQYAEEMKTQLAEAERERSEKVKEAAQEAQRILSEAREQSKEMIEKKTQEAANQAESIIRKASEATELERQKMLSDVRQEVARLVVTTTSTVLSKELSEEDRKTFSDAAAKELAGSSN
- a CDS encoding ATP synthase F0 subunit C, with the translated sequence MFEILAATDATAVAEATEAVTEAVKATGVTGSITSALGALGGALGVGLIGYKACESVGRNPEASGKVLIQSILAMALAEGVAILCLILG